The following proteins are encoded in a genomic region of Amphiura filiformis chromosome 18, Afil_fr2py, whole genome shotgun sequence:
- the LOC140139268 gene encoding uncharacterized protein encodes MTGQREPGTPSQTVGPDMSRLPTFKPLVVSTYNVRTLHQQGKTHQLFTGCSDAGVDIVGVQEHRLITSSPTDELCNLRRSFYNPLEDHLEKVKRHNIHLVIGDFNARIGQDSHVSHPAVVGPHCFYDTTNDNGERLVNLCQEFKLRPSQSRFPQPKSRLWTWMHPTGSKHQLDHILVNSKWVNSLRNCRAYNSVELDSDHRILSIRLHTSLRTTKGKPCKRLKYNWKKLLHAPAKNRFQIELSNRFQVLQCDDNDQSPISERYEMFEKVVEEVAEEVVGKCSPCGMPSWVTDKTLKLRSERDAAKKTYLLVRTHHAREVWRKLNTQLNESYRADELASIHRQMEDLQVANENGNYNTTWKIIHDISGKKKRSNPKVKKRDGTIPSSDKELLAEWKDYFCALLNNDNGPPTSDLPPPADQDLPICADPLPWKRQEKPFKQ; translated from the exons ATGACGGGCCAGCGGGAACCTGGCACACCATCACAGACTGTTGGTCCTGATATGTCTCGTCTACCTACCTTCAAACCACTTGTAGTATCCACCTACAATGTGCGTACACTACACCAACAAGGAAAAACCCATCAACTATTTACGGGTTGTAGCGATGCAGGCGTCGACATTGTCGGTGTGCAAGAACACCGTCTTATTACATCATCCCCCACTGACGAGTTATG CAACCTCAGGAGAAGTTTCTATAATCCACTAGAAGACCATCTTGAAAAGGTGAAGAGGCACAACATCCACCTCGTCATTGGTGATTTCAATGCCAGAATTGGCCAAGATAGCCATGTATCTCATCCAGCTGTGGTTGGTCCTCATTGTTTTTACGacacaacaaatgacaatggagaGAGACTAGTGAATTTATGCCAGGAATTCAAGCTCCGTCCTTCACAATCAAGATTTCCCCAACCCAAAAGTCGTCTCTGGACATGGATGCACCCAACGGGCTCAAAACACCAACTGGACCACATCCTTGTCAACAGCAAGTGGGTTAATTCCCTGCGCAATTGCAGAGCTTATAACTCTGTAGAGCTGGATTCAGACCATCGAATACTCAGCATACGACTGCACACCAGTCTCCGAACCACCAAAGGTAAACCTTGTAAGAGGCTTAAGTACAACTGGAAGAAGCTGCTTCATGCTCCTGCTAAGAACCGATTCCAGATTGAActttcaaacagattccaggtcctcCAGTGTGACGACAACGACCAGTCACCAATTTCTGAGAGGTATGAAATGTTTGAGAAAGTAGTCGAAGAAGTCGCGGAAGAGGTTGTTGGAAAATGTAGCCCTTGTGGAATGCCAAGCTGGGTGACAGACAAGACCCTCAAGTTAAGATCAGAAAGAGATGCAGCCAAGAAGACATATCTACTTGTTAGAACTCACCATGCCAGAGAAGTGTGGAGAAAGCTCAACACCCAGCTCAACGAGTCATATAGGGCTGATGAACTTGCCTCTATACAcaggcagatggaagacctgcaaGTAGCAAATGAAAATGGCAATTACAACACCACATGGAAAATAATCCATGACATCTCGGGGAAGAAGAAGAGATCAAATCCCAAAGTGAAGAAGAGAGATGGGACAATCCCCTCAAGCGACAAAGAACTACTTGCTGAGTGGAAGGACTACTTCTGTGCCTTGCTGAACAATGACAATGgaccaccaacatctgatctCCCACCACCCGCCGACCAGGACTTGCCTATTTGTGCTGATCCCCTACCCTGGAAGAGACAAGAAAAGCCATTcaagcaatga